From Drosophila yakuba strain Tai18E2 chromosome 2L, Prin_Dyak_Tai18E2_2.1, whole genome shotgun sequence, one genomic window encodes:
- the LOC6528636 gene encoding peptidoglycan-recognition protein SC1a has product MVSKVALLLAVLVCSQYMAQGVYVVSKAEWGGRGAKWTVALGNYLSYAIIHHTAGSYCETRAQCNAVLQSVQNYHMDSLGWPDIGYNFLIGGDGNVYEGRGWNNMGAHAAEWNPYSIGISFLGNYNWDTLEPNMISAAQQLLNDAVNRGQLSSGYILYGHRQVSATECPGTHIWNEIRGWSHWSG; this is encoded by the coding sequence ATGGTTTCCAAAGTGGCTCTCCTCCTCGCCGTCCTGGTCTGCAGCCAGTACATGGCCCAAGGCGTCTACGTAGTCTCCAAGGCGGAGTGGGGTGGTCGCGGCGCCAAGTGGACCGTAGCCCTGGGCAACTACCTCAGCTACGCCATCATCCACCACACCGCCGGCTCCTATTGCGAGACCCGTGCCCAGTGCAACGCCGTGCTGCAGAGCGTCCAGAACTACCACATGGACTCCTTGGGCTGGCCCGACATCGGCTACAACTTCCTGATCGGCGGAGACGGCAACGTGTACGAGGGACGTGGCTGGAACAACATGGGCGCCCACGCCGCCGAGTGGAACCCCTACAGCATCGGCATCAGCTTCCTGGGCAACTACAACTGGGACACCCTGGAGCCGAACATGATCTCCGCCGCACAGCAGCTGCTCAACGACGCCGTCAACCGTGGCCAGCTCAGCTCCGGCTACATCCTGTACGGCCATCGCCAGGTCAGCGCCACCGAGTGCCCCGGCACCCACATCTGGAACGAGATCCGTGGCTGGTCCCACTGGTCTGGCTAG
- the LOC6528637 gene encoding peptidoglycan-recognition protein SC2 — MANKALVLLAVLFCAQAVLGVTIISKSEWGGRSATSKTSLANYLSYAVIHHTAGNYCSTKAACITQLKNIQAYHMDSLGWADIGYNFLIGGDGNVYEGRGWNVMGAHATNWNSKSIGISFLGNYNTNTLTSAQITAAKGLLSDAVSRGQIVSGYILYGHRQVGSTECPGTNIWNEIRTWSNWKA; from the coding sequence ATGGCAAACAAAGCTCTCGTCCTTTTGGCAGTGCTCTTCTGCGCACAAGCCGTTCTCGGAGTGACCATCATCTCCAAGTCGGAGTGGGGCGGCCGTTCTGCCACGAGCAAGACCTCGTTGGCCAATTACCTGAGCTACGCCGTGATCCACCACACCGCTGGAAACTACTGCAGCACCAAGGCCGCCTGCATCACCCAGCTGAAGAATATCCAGGCCTACCACATGGACTCCCTAGGCTGGGCAGATATCGGCTACAACTTCCTGATCGGCGGAGACGGCAACGTGTACGAGGGACGCGGTTGGAATGTCATGGGCGCTCACGCCACCAACTGGAACTCCAAGTCCATCGGCATCTCCTTCCTGGGCAACTACAACACCAATACCCTGACCTCTGCTCAGATCACCGCTGCCAAGGGTCTGCTGTCCGACGCCGTAAGTCGCGGCCAAATCGTTTCCGGATACATCCTGTACGGACACCGCCAGGTTGGCTCCACCGAATGCCCCGGCACCAACATTTGGAACGAGATCCGCACTTGGTCCAACTGGAAGGCATAA
- the LOC6528638 gene encoding tetraspanning orphan receptor isoform X1 produces the protein MFRIHLKMGPQRNQLHSNNNNGAAGSSTSTGNRHLKEFTCCFGLHVHTATLMIGLWHLFLNILALSVLAVIWRNPEMMDELEGGTHDYTVDLSAPALPTPLSKVEPPYAYRDHSLNYRKRYQNFDMGGLVCTCMIAITLMMIYGTIKGKPSHLLPFFCLQLFDFAITTLTAAGYLCYLQAIHSIIAESHRLPWREKLLELPPEELVVVVLVVFICIVFLKAYCIGIVWRCYKYLTLRQQHVRTLFPFLEAPTGVHSVGGTFGAEERSYSTLLPNYDEAIAQYLKQAPPPSYQVAMSNYEEGEDAAAGGAEVNPSVAPLFVTLGAATTANVASNTDDNMDNNNDQPNNNNTMHVNANTPPMRRSDAAVNANVDEEVDDLEVIDAGVDIIGGIPPPPPYNDVADAQVQVPSQSPLHRQPNIPGQVFGGRDESQA, from the exons ATGTTCAGGATCCACCTCAAGATGGGTCCCCAACGCAACCAGCttcacagcaacaacaacaatggtgCCGCCGGAAGTAGCACCAGCACCGGAAATCGTCACCTTAAGGAGTTCACCTGCTGCTTCGGCCTGCATGTCCACACGGCCACCTTGATGATCGGATTGTGGCACCTG TTCTTAAACATCTTGGCCCTTAGCGTTCTTGCGGTCATATGGCGCAATCCGGAGATGATGGACGAACTGGAAGGCGGCACCCACGACTACACCGTGGATCTGAGTGCACCAGCCCTACCCACGCCACTGAGCAAGGTCGAACCGCCCTACGCCTACCGTGACCACTCCCTCAACTATCGTAAGCGTTACC AGAATTTCGACATGGGCGGATTGGTTTGCACCTGCATGATAGCCATCACCCTGATGATGATTTACGGAACCATCAAGGGAAAACCATCCCATCTGTTACCATTCTTCTGCCTGCAGTTGTTTGATTTTGCCATTACAAC TCTTACCGCCGCTGGATATCTGTGCTACCTGCAGGCTATTCACAGTATCATTGCTGAATCGCATCGCTTGCCCTGGCGCGAGAAGCTGCTGGAACTTCCGCCTGAGGAGCTAGTGGTTGTTGTCCTGGTCGTATTCATCTGTATTGTGTTTCTAAAGGCTTATTGCATTGGAATCGTTTGGCGCTGCTACAAGTACTTGACGCTCCGTCAGCAACACGTTCGCACTCTGTTCCCCTTCTTGGAGGCACCGACTGGAGTCCACAGTGTTGGTGGAACTTTTGGTGCCGAAGAGCGGTCTTATTCCACTCTGCTGCCCAACTACGATGAAGCGATTGCCCAATACTTGAAGCAAGCACCACCGCCATCCTATCAGGTGGCCATGTCGAACTATGAAGAGGGAGAAGACGCAGCTGCTGGAGGAGCGGAGGTAAATCCCTCGGTGGCACCTCTCTTCGTGACCCTTGGAGCAGCCACTACCGCGAACGTAGCCTCCAACACGGATGACAACATGGATAACAACAATGATCAGCCGAACAATAACAACACTATGCATGTCAATGCTAATACGCCGCCAATGCGTCGAAGCGATGCAGCTGTAAACGCTAATGTCGACGAGGAAGTTGACGATTTGGAGGTTATTGACGCTGGCGTTGATATAATCGGTGGCATTCCGCCTCCTCCGCCCTACAACGACGTTGCCGATGCCCAGGTGCAAGTGCCATCGCAGTCGCCGCTGCATCGCCAGCCAAACATTCCGGGACAAGTATTTGGCGGACGCGACGAGAGCCAGGCCTAA
- the LOC6528638 gene encoding tetraspanning orphan receptor isoform X2 translates to MFRIHLKMGPQRNQLHSNNNNGAAGSSTSTGNRHLKEFTCCFGLHVHTATLMIGLWHLFLNILALSVLAVIWRNPEMMDELEGGTHDYTVDLSAPALPTPLSKVEPPYAYRDHSLNYQNFDMGGLVCTCMIAITLMMIYGTIKGKPSHLLPFFCLQLFDFAITTLTAAGYLCYLQAIHSIIAESHRLPWREKLLELPPEELVVVVLVVFICIVFLKAYCIGIVWRCYKYLTLRQQHVRTLFPFLEAPTGVHSVGGTFGAEERSYSTLLPNYDEAIAQYLKQAPPPSYQVAMSNYEEGEDAAAGGAEVNPSVAPLFVTLGAATTANVASNTDDNMDNNNDQPNNNNTMHVNANTPPMRRSDAAVNANVDEEVDDLEVIDAGVDIIGGIPPPPPYNDVADAQVQVPSQSPLHRQPNIPGQVFGGRDESQA, encoded by the exons ATGTTCAGGATCCACCTCAAGATGGGTCCCCAACGCAACCAGCttcacagcaacaacaacaatggtgCCGCCGGAAGTAGCACCAGCACCGGAAATCGTCACCTTAAGGAGTTCACCTGCTGCTTCGGCCTGCATGTCCACACGGCCACCTTGATGATCGGATTGTGGCACCTG TTCTTAAACATCTTGGCCCTTAGCGTTCTTGCGGTCATATGGCGCAATCCGGAGATGATGGACGAACTGGAAGGCGGCACCCACGACTACACCGTGGATCTGAGTGCACCAGCCCTACCCACGCCACTGAGCAAGGTCGAACCGCCCTACGCCTACCGTGACCACTCCCTCAACTATC AGAATTTCGACATGGGCGGATTGGTTTGCACCTGCATGATAGCCATCACCCTGATGATGATTTACGGAACCATCAAGGGAAAACCATCCCATCTGTTACCATTCTTCTGCCTGCAGTTGTTTGATTTTGCCATTACAAC TCTTACCGCCGCTGGATATCTGTGCTACCTGCAGGCTATTCACAGTATCATTGCTGAATCGCATCGCTTGCCCTGGCGCGAGAAGCTGCTGGAACTTCCGCCTGAGGAGCTAGTGGTTGTTGTCCTGGTCGTATTCATCTGTATTGTGTTTCTAAAGGCTTATTGCATTGGAATCGTTTGGCGCTGCTACAAGTACTTGACGCTCCGTCAGCAACACGTTCGCACTCTGTTCCCCTTCTTGGAGGCACCGACTGGAGTCCACAGTGTTGGTGGAACTTTTGGTGCCGAAGAGCGGTCTTATTCCACTCTGCTGCCCAACTACGATGAAGCGATTGCCCAATACTTGAAGCAAGCACCACCGCCATCCTATCAGGTGGCCATGTCGAACTATGAAGAGGGAGAAGACGCAGCTGCTGGAGGAGCGGAGGTAAATCCCTCGGTGGCACCTCTCTTCGTGACCCTTGGAGCAGCCACTACCGCGAACGTAGCCTCCAACACGGATGACAACATGGATAACAACAATGATCAGCCGAACAATAACAACACTATGCATGTCAATGCTAATACGCCGCCAATGCGTCGAAGCGATGCAGCTGTAAACGCTAATGTCGACGAGGAAGTTGACGATTTGGAGGTTATTGACGCTGGCGTTGATATAATCGGTGGCATTCCGCCTCCTCCGCCCTACAACGACGTTGCCGATGCCCAGGTGCAAGTGCCATCGCAGTCGCCGCTGCATCGCCAGCCAAACATTCCGGGACAAGTATTTGGCGGACGCGACGAGAGCCAGGCCTAA
- the LOC26535742 gene encoding uncharacterized protein LOC26535742 produces the protein MPHTHDTFPEGSSSCSIDIGSQDSVILRSYGPKVTEDGEAREEQEKDQEKNDEPTDLLINPTAINCTSLSELNIQTDAFNTLKERTLFSLGYSTAGFYKKPKINKTPKKKVNLYQEIVSLVKRRAQTNSDITIGKERHPVHLMVLQSFSRMFRDMGNDLIVELPEEMITPRSFGLIYEWMIENKPILPRLGLLEVFHAATFLEIPQLVSQCKYCLDHGFTEDSAAMLYFEAKILKLDVIHLELLERVSAFFLTLVASKEFLRLPLKSMLLLIQSDMIGVNTELEVFMAAARWLSHHWPQRQGNITDAVSSIRFGLIPPWLLIRLQKPDVTSVGVGRIVAHPIVRQAIHDGIAYTTTRLFYGADREAFKLYLHKTGVKPPAQRTWIYDRKCPYHHRMQCRNTLDLTYDAFLEYLNYLQRQHRDYWKSLEPVDKSNVCISCQAKKSDLTKPNS, from the coding sequence ATGCCCCACACACACGACACATTTCCGGAAGGCAGTTCGAGTTGCTCTATTGACATTGGTTCCCAAGATTCAGTCATCCTGCGCAGCTATGGTCCTAAGGTGACAGAGGATGGTGAGGCGAGAGAAGAGCAAGAAAAGGACCAGGAGAAGAATGATGAGCCAACGGATCTGTTAATCAATCCAACTGCCATAAACTGCACCTCCCTTTCTGAACTAAACATCCAGACTGACGCATTCAACACACTAAAAGAGCGTACTCTGTTCTCATTGGGCTACTCAACAGCCGGGTTTTATAAGAAGCCGAAAATCAATAAGACTCCAAAAAAGAAGGTCAATTTGTACCAAGAGATTGTGAGCCTTGTAAAGCGACGTGCCCAGACCAATTCAGATATCACCATAGGAAAGGAAAGGCATCCCGTCCACCTGATGGTCTTACAGAGCTTTTCGCGAATGTTCCGCGATATGGGCAATGACTTGATCGTGGAGCTGCCTGAAGAGATGATTACGCCACGCTCCTTCGGCCTAATCTACGAATGGATGATCGAGAACAAGCCTATCCTGCCGCGCCTCGGTCTACTTGAGGTTTTCCACGCTGCCACTTTTCTGGAGATTCCACAGTTGGTCAGTCAGTGCAAGTATTGTTTAGATCATGGCTTCACTGAGGACTCCGCTGCGATGCTATACTTTGAGGCGAAAATTCTAAAACTTGATGTCATCCATTTGGAACTTCTTGAGCGCGTCTCAGCGTTTTTTCTTACGCTGGTGGCATCGAAAGAATTTTTGAGACTGCCCCTAAAATCAATGCTCTTGCTAATCCAATCGGATATGATAGGCGTGAATACGGAGCTGGAGGTCTTTATGGCAGCCGCTCGATGGCTAAGCCACCACTGGCCTCAAAGACAGGGAAACATAACGGATGCTGTATCCAGCATACGTTTCGGACTAATCCCGCCGTGGTTGCTCATCCGTTTGCAGAAACCGGATGTCACCTCTGTGGGGGTGGGGAGAATAGTAGCGCACCCCATTGTGCGCCAAGCCATCCATGATGGCATCGCATACACGACCACGCGACTGTTTTATGGAGCAGATCGCGAGGCTTTTAAGCTGTATTTGCATAAGACTGGTGTAAAGCCACCCGCGCAGCGCACCTGGATATACGACCGGAAATGTCCCTATCACCATCGCATGCAATGCAGGAACACGTTGGATTTAACCTACGATGCGTTCCTTGAATATCTTAACTACCTGCAACGACAGCACCGGGATTACTGGAAATCTCTGGAACCAGTAGATAAAAGCAATGTGTGCATCAGTTGCCAGGCAAAAAAGTCTGATTTAACTAAGCCCAACAGTTGA